A portion of the Chondrinema litorale genome contains these proteins:
- a CDS encoding efflux RND transporter periplasmic adaptor subunit, giving the protein MRVNLIWPAIIYLLTLGACSTETSNAPQAAGPMPFAVLQVAKQSVTVNQEYIANLQGQQNVEIRPKVSGFIQKIYIDEGEEVKKGQLLFKLETQTLNEDAGAAKAQIQSAQVEVDRLIPLVERKIISQVQLDAAKAQLSQAKSNYSAITANIGYANITSPVSGVVGGLPYKEGSLVSANDAEPLTIVSDIRKVRAYFSINEKQLLHFSKKYKGVTLDAMVDSMPAVSLKMVDNSLYDHQGKIQTINGLINERTGTIDCRAVFPNPDRMLRSGGSGTILLPITQNNIFLIPQVAVFELQGKKLVYLVGGDNKVNTKVIVTNGTSNKDYIVIDGLKEGDKLVAEGISKLQDGQEIIPDTSTSKSNLSFVE; this is encoded by the coding sequence ATGAGAGTTAATTTAATTTGGCCAGCTATCATTTATCTATTGACACTAGGTGCTTGTAGTACAGAAACTTCAAATGCGCCACAAGCAGCCGGTCCAATGCCATTTGCAGTATTGCAAGTTGCAAAACAAAGCGTAACAGTAAACCAAGAGTACATCGCAAATTTACAAGGTCAACAAAATGTAGAGATCAGACCGAAAGTATCTGGCTTTATTCAGAAAATCTATATTGACGAAGGCGAAGAAGTAAAAAAAGGACAGTTATTATTCAAACTGGAAACACAAACTTTAAATGAAGATGCCGGGGCTGCCAAAGCTCAAATTCAATCGGCACAGGTTGAAGTAGACCGATTAATTCCTCTAGTTGAGAGAAAAATTATAAGTCAAGTACAGCTTGATGCTGCTAAAGCTCAGTTATCGCAAGCGAAAAGTAATTACAGCGCCATTACTGCAAACATTGGCTATGCTAATATTACTAGTCCGGTTTCGGGTGTAGTTGGCGGTCTGCCTTATAAAGAGGGTAGTCTTGTGAGCGCAAATGATGCTGAACCACTTACTATAGTTTCAGATATTAGAAAGGTAAGAGCTTATTTCTCTATCAACGAAAAGCAATTATTGCACTTTAGCAAAAAATATAAAGGTGTTACTTTAGATGCTATGGTAGATTCTATGCCAGCGGTTTCTTTAAAAATGGTTGATAATTCTTTGTACGATCATCAAGGAAAAATACAAACTATTAATGGTTTGATTAACGAGCGAACAGGAACTATCGATTGCAGAGCTGTTTTTCCTAACCCAGACAGAATGTTGAGAAGTGGTGGTAGTGGAACAATTTTACTTCCTATTACACAAAATAACATATTCTTAATCCCTCAAGTAGCTGTTTTTGAGTTGCAAGGTAAAAAATTAGTGTATCTGGTAGGGGGTGATAACAAAGTAAACACGAAGGTTATTGTAACTAATGGAACATCGAATAAAGATTATATTGTAATCGATGGATTAAAGGAGGGGGATAAATTAGTAGCTGAAGGGATTTCTAAACTGCAAGACGGGCAAGAAATTATTCCTGATACATCTACTTCAAAGTCTAATTTATCTTTTGTAGAGTAA
- a CDS encoding GbsR/MarR family transcriptional regulator, whose amino-acid sequence MDRQQKEKEELIELFGSHFHRYHNLPPLAGTILAILIVNKRLDGMTFNEILDITKASKSSVSTNLNLLLKAERIVYHTKCGERKKYFKPSSLVDRMSNHIKIVEAEIKLIKKLKNYDVTYNTTDGVDKYQKASDAYLLYMEQFLNVIYTATEQLAKIEQEK is encoded by the coding sequence ATGGATAGACAGCAAAAAGAAAAGGAAGAATTAATAGAATTATTTGGTAGTCACTTTCACAGATACCACAATCTTCCGCCTTTAGCGGGTACTATTTTGGCTATACTAATAGTAAACAAAAGATTAGATGGAATGACATTTAACGAGATACTGGATATAACCAAAGCCAGTAAAAGTTCAGTCTCAACTAACCTTAATTTGTTGCTAAAAGCAGAAAGAATAGTTTACCACACTAAATGTGGTGAGAGAAAAAAATATTTCAAGCCTAGCTCTTTGGTAGATCGTATGTCTAACCATATAAAAATTGTAGAAGCAGAAATTAAGCTTATAAAAAAGCTAAAAAACTATGATGTAACCTATAATACCACTGATGGAGTCGATAAGTATCAGAAGGCATCAGATGCTTATTTGTTATACATGGAGCAGTTTTTAAATGTGATTTATACAGCAACAGAACAATTAGCGAAAATAGAACAGGAAAAGTAG